Proteins encoded within one genomic window of Pigmentiphaga sp. H8:
- a CDS encoding TRAP transporter small permease — protein sequence MQTISRAYGQLLYLCFSLACLILLAMTVMICADVFTRNTGLADLSWSNEISETMLSAMTMLAAPWLLRQGQHIRVDILLQALPARAGWACEWASDLLGFACSVALAWHGWLVTHESYLGGGMITKTLVTPEWWGTAPWVLSFSLLSVEFLFRMDRLRKAEHRPRHDAVSAS from the coding sequence ATGCAGACGATTTCACGCGCCTACGGACAGTTGCTCTATCTCTGCTTCTCCCTGGCCTGCCTGATCCTGCTGGCGATGACCGTCATGATCTGCGCCGACGTGTTCACCCGCAACACCGGCCTGGCCGACCTGTCCTGGAGCAACGAGATCTCGGAAACGATGCTGTCCGCCATGACCATGCTGGCCGCGCCCTGGCTGCTGCGCCAGGGCCAGCACATCCGGGTCGACATCCTGCTGCAGGCCCTGCCGGCGCGCGCCGGCTGGGCCTGCGAGTGGGCGTCCGACCTGCTCGGCTTCGCCTGCAGCGTCGCCCTGGCCTGGCACGGCTGGCTGGTCACCCATGAAAGCTACCTGGGCGGCGGCATGATCACCAAGACGCTGGTGACGCCGGAGTGGTGGGGGACCGCCCCCTGGGTACTGAGCTTCTCCCTGCTGTCGGTCGAGTTCCTGTTCCGCATGGACCGGCTGCGCAAGGCCGAACACCGGCCGCGGCACGACGCCGTGTCGGCCAGCTAG
- a CDS encoding GtrA family protein — MRLLAGQILRFVAVGCLAAATHWVVTVACVEMLRVVPLWANVAGWLAAFCVSFAGHLLFTFRHPLHAWQQAAARFFLVSAGGFAVNEMAYAWLLHVSSVRYDVLLAAVLVGIAVGTFIASRLWAFGRTPGA, encoded by the coding sequence ATGCGCCTGCTTGCCGGACAGATCCTTCGCTTCGTCGCCGTCGGCTGCCTGGCCGCCGCCACCCACTGGGTCGTAACCGTGGCCTGCGTCGAGATGCTGCGCGTCGTGCCCCTGTGGGCCAACGTGGCGGGCTGGCTGGCCGCCTTCTGCGTATCGTTCGCGGGCCATCTGCTGTTCACGTTCAGGCACCCGCTGCATGCGTGGCAGCAGGCCGCGGCGAGATTTTTTCTCGTATCCGCCGGCGGCTTCGCGGTCAACGAAATGGCCTATGCCTGGCTGCTCCATGTGTCCTCGGTGCGTTATGACGTCTTGCTGGCAGCGGTGTTGGTGGGGATTGCCGTGGGTACCTTCATTGCAAGCCGGCTATGGGCGTTTGGCCGCACGCCCGGCGCATGA
- a CDS encoding glycosyltransferase family 39 protein, whose product MKRTSLFFAAIAAWLAMLSWVRPLMLPDEGRYAGVAWEMLRGHSHAVPLLNGMPYFHKPPLFYWLAEASFSVFGLNEFAARLPSVLAAWLAAAGLYLFVRRWRDGGTATVATLILVTLPFFYGAAQFANLDMLVASLISLCILAGAEALLRAREGASPRGMMLTCAVLAGLAVLAKGLIGVALPAVVLVIWVASARRWKDLLVLLWPPAIGAFLLVAVPWFWLMQLRYPEFFHYFFIYQQFERFSAGGFNNVQPAWFYLPVLAGLALPWSAWAAGLLDKRFWTAPHGELRRLMLIWLAVILAFFSLPSSKLIGYIVPALPAFAFLLAEVVMSVRRSGRSLRWRRLFPLSVIGAATLCGAAMAAAAAYSHQAPKSLALDIGARLRPGDTLVALHEYPFQLQLYSRSRSPIWVVDDWLDPQIPLRDNWRKELYDAAHFDPVQGQQVLLSDRLLHERLCAAPAGERYWIWGGADDATRKPLLANRQPVLSEGRSRVWLIEAGDGLMRRACGQTPIAGLQ is encoded by the coding sequence ATGAAAAGAACCAGCCTGTTCTTTGCCGCCATCGCGGCGTGGCTCGCCATGCTGTCCTGGGTGCGGCCGCTGATGCTGCCCGACGAGGGCCGCTACGCCGGCGTCGCCTGGGAAATGCTGCGCGGCCACTCCCATGCCGTGCCGCTGTTGAACGGCATGCCCTATTTCCACAAGCCGCCGCTGTTCTACTGGCTGGCCGAGGCCTCGTTCTCGGTGTTCGGGCTGAACGAGTTCGCCGCCCGCCTGCCCTCGGTCCTGGCGGCCTGGTTGGCGGCGGCGGGCCTGTACCTGTTCGTGCGCAGGTGGCGCGACGGCGGCACCGCCACGGTCGCCACGCTGATCCTGGTCACCCTGCCTTTCTTCTACGGCGCCGCGCAGTTCGCCAACCTGGACATGCTGGTGGCCAGCCTGATCTCGCTGTGCATCCTGGCGGGTGCCGAGGCGCTGCTGCGCGCCCGCGAAGGCGCCTCGCCCCGCGGCATGATGCTGACGTGCGCGGTGCTGGCCGGCCTGGCCGTGCTGGCCAAAGGCCTGATAGGCGTCGCGCTGCCGGCCGTCGTGCTGGTGATCTGGGTAGCGTCGGCGCGCCGCTGGAAAGACCTGCTCGTCCTGCTGTGGCCGCCGGCCATCGGCGCCTTCCTGCTGGTGGCGGTGCCGTGGTTCTGGCTGATGCAGCTGCGCTACCCGGAGTTCTTCCACTACTTCTTCATCTACCAGCAGTTCGAGCGATTCTCCGCCGGCGGATTCAACAACGTGCAGCCGGCCTGGTTCTACCTGCCCGTGCTGGCCGGGCTGGCGCTGCCCTGGTCGGCGTGGGCCGCCGGCCTGCTCGACAAGCGCTTCTGGACCGCGCCCCACGGCGAACTGCGGCGGCTGATGCTGATCTGGCTGGCCGTGATCCTGGCCTTCTTCTCCCTACCCAGCTCCAAGCTCATCGGCTACATCGTGCCGGCGCTGCCCGCCTTCGCCTTCCTGCTGGCCGAGGTCGTCATGTCGGTCCGGCGCAGCGGCCGCAGCCTGCGCTGGCGGCGCCTGTTTCCGCTGTCGGTCATCGGCGCCGCCACGCTGTGCGGCGCGGCGATGGCCGCAGCCGCCGCCTACTCGCACCAGGCTCCCAAGTCCCTGGCCCTCGACATCGGCGCGCGGCTGCGGCCCGGCGACACGCTGGTGGCGCTGCACGAGTACCCCTTCCAGTTGCAACTGTATTCCCGCTCCCGCTCCCCCATCTGGGTCGTGGACGACTGGCTGGACCCGCAGATTCCCTTGCGCGACAACTGGCGCAAGGAACTGTACGACGCCGCGCATTTCGACCCGGTACAGGGCCAGCAAGTGCTGCTGTCGGACCGGCTGCTGCACGAACGCCTGTGCGCGGCCCCCGCCGGGGAACGCTACTGGATCTGGGGCGGCGCCGACGACGCCACGCGCAAGCCACTGCTGGCGAACCGGCAGCCCGTGCTGAGCGAAGGCCGCAGCCGCGTGTGGCTGATCGAGGCCGGCGACGGGCTCATGCGCCGGGCGTGCGGCCAAACGCCCATAGCCGGCTTGCAATGA
- the dctP gene encoding TRAP transporter substrate-binding protein DctP, with protein sequence MLRSLVNAGSRSLQGKRRAILAAAALACLAAPALGQAQQVTLRAVSSFDEKTFFSRHFERFVEKVNREGKGLVQINYIGGPKAIPPFEVGNAVRNKVVDLANVTGVFYTNIVPEAIAMSYTDLTTRQLRENGAIDYMNTLLAPKGLTYLARLSDGVPYHIYTNKGFTGDLKGQKMRITPVYRDLFLGLGSTVVQTAPGELYTALERGVVDGYGWPIAGIFDLGWQEKTKYRVDPGFYGSENGILMNLSSWKNLTQAQREFLQKQFAWAEEQNATYQDEVAAETRRQAEAGVKTIALSPEDSRKLLDAAHDAAWKRMAEVSPAHAAKLKSLFSRP encoded by the coding sequence ATGCTCAGGTCCCTCGTCAACGCCGGTTCCCGCTCCCTGCAAGGCAAGCGCCGCGCCATCCTCGCGGCCGCCGCGCTCGCCTGTCTGGCCGCGCCGGCCCTGGGCCAGGCGCAGCAGGTCACCCTGCGCGCCGTCAGTTCCTTCGACGAAAAGACCTTCTTCTCCCGCCACTTCGAACGCTTCGTCGAGAAGGTCAACCGGGAAGGCAAGGGCCTGGTGCAGATCAACTACATCGGCGGCCCCAAGGCCATCCCGCCATTCGAGGTGGGCAACGCCGTGCGCAACAAGGTGGTCGATCTCGCCAACGTGACCGGGGTGTTCTACACCAACATCGTGCCCGAGGCCATCGCCATGTCCTACACCGACCTGACGACCCGGCAGCTGCGCGAGAACGGCGCCATCGACTACATGAACACTCTGCTGGCGCCCAAGGGCCTGACCTACCTCGCCCGGCTGAGCGACGGCGTGCCCTATCACATCTACACCAACAAGGGCTTCACCGGTGACCTCAAGGGCCAGAAGATGCGCATCACGCCGGTCTACCGGGATCTGTTCCTGGGCCTGGGCAGCACGGTGGTGCAGACCGCGCCGGGCGAGCTTTACACCGCGCTGGAACGCGGCGTGGTGGACGGCTACGGCTGGCCGATCGCCGGCATCTTCGACCTGGGCTGGCAGGAGAAGACCAAGTACCGCGTGGACCCCGGCTTCTACGGCTCGGAGAACGGCATCCTGATGAACCTGTCGTCCTGGAAGAACCTGACGCAGGCCCAGCGCGAGTTCCTGCAGAAGCAATTCGCGTGGGCCGAAGAACAGAACGCCACGTACCAGGACGAAGTCGCGGCCGAGACCAGGCGGCAGGCCGAAGCGGGCGTCAAAACCATCGCCTTGTCGCCGGAAGACAGCCGCAAGCTGCTGGACGCCGCCCATGACGCCGCCTGGAAGCGGATGGCCGAGGTCAGCCCCGCGCACGCGGCCAAGCTGAAGTCGCTGTTCTCGCGCCCGTGA
- a CDS encoding TRAP transporter large permease yields the protein MTWQQASLLLFGGSTALLFLGLPVAFSFLVINLAGALLFLGGEPGLGQLVRNGSASITSFSLTPIPLFVLMGEVLFHTGVALKVIDGIERLIRRMPARLAVVAVVAGTIFSAISGSTIATTAMLGSLMLPLMLQRGYHPTMACGPIMAIGAVDMLIPPSAITVLLGSLSGISISKLLVGGVTPGFILSLSFIAYIVVRASLRPAIAPNGPLDEHRGWERVRPFLIYVLPLATIFGVVVGSMIAGWATPTESAALGSMATILVTACYRALTPARLFAALKGTLVISAMILFIILGATTFSQILSFSGATNGLVQTVTSTGLSPLAIVAGMLALLIFLGLFVEQISMMMITLPVFMPIVNQLGIDTVWFGIMYLICMQLGLLLPPHGMLLMTMRGVAPAEVRMTDIFKAVTPYVAMTMLLLVAIFFWPAIATWLPARF from the coding sequence ATGACCTGGCAACAAGCCTCGCTGCTGCTGTTCGGCGGCTCCACCGCCCTGCTGTTCCTCGGCCTGCCCGTGGCCTTCTCCTTCCTGGTCATCAACCTGGCCGGGGCGCTGCTGTTCCTGGGCGGCGAACCCGGCCTGGGCCAACTGGTGCGCAACGGTTCGGCCTCCATCACCAGCTTCTCGCTCACGCCCATCCCGCTGTTCGTCCTGATGGGCGAGGTCCTGTTCCACACGGGCGTGGCGCTCAAGGTGATCGACGGCATCGAACGCCTGATCCGGCGCATGCCCGCCCGGCTGGCGGTGGTGGCGGTGGTGGCCGGCACGATTTTCTCGGCCATCTCGGGCTCCACCATCGCGACCACGGCGATGCTGGGCAGCCTGATGCTGCCGCTCATGCTGCAGCGCGGCTATCACCCCACCATGGCCTGCGGCCCCATCATGGCCATCGGCGCGGTCGACATGCTGATCCCGCCCTCGGCCATCACCGTGCTGCTCGGTTCGCTGTCCGGCATCTCGATCTCCAAGCTGCTTGTGGGAGGCGTGACGCCCGGCTTCATCCTGAGCCTGTCGTTCATCGCCTACATCGTGGTCCGCGCCAGCCTGCGGCCCGCCATCGCGCCGAACGGCCCGCTGGACGAACACCGGGGCTGGGAGCGCGTGCGGCCCTTCCTGATCTACGTGCTGCCGCTGGCGACGATCTTCGGCGTGGTGGTCGGCTCGATGATCGCCGGCTGGGCGACGCCCACGGAATCGGCCGCCCTGGGCTCGATGGCGACCATCCTGGTCACCGCGTGCTACCGGGCGCTGACGCCGGCCCGGCTGTTCGCCGCGCTCAAGGGCACGCTGGTGATCTCGGCCATGATCCTGTTCATCATCCTGGGCGCCACCACCTTCTCCCAGATCCTGAGCTTCTCGGGCGCCACCAACGGCCTGGTGCAGACGGTGACAAGCACGGGGCTGTCCCCGCTGGCCATCGTCGCGGGCATGCTGGCGCTGCTGATCTTCCTGGGCCTGTTCGTCGAACAGATCTCCATGATGATGATCACGCTGCCGGTGTTCATGCCCATCGTCAACCAGTTGGGCATCGACACGGTCTGGTTCGGCATCATGTACCTGATCTGCATGCAGCTGGGCCTGCTGCTGCCCCCGCACGGCATGCTGCTGATGACGATGCGCGGCGTGGCGCCGGCCGAGGTCAGGATGACCGACATCTTCAAGGCGGTCACGCCCTACGTGGCGATGACGATGCTGCTGCTGGTGGCGATCTTCTTCTGGCCCGCGATCGCGACCTGGCTGCCCGCGAGGTTCTAG
- a CDS encoding indolepyruvate oxidoreductase subunit beta family protein, with the protein MPLEATARPIKIAILAMGGEGGGVLADWIVATAEHAGFHAQSTSVPGVAQRTGATIYYVEVLPSPRDRTRTPVLGLMPVPGDVDVVIASELMEAARAVQRGLVTPDRTVLIASSNRVYALPEKMAMGDGRKDYASLYEAGRAAAREFVCRDYSALAERSGSVISATLFGALAATGTLPWDRQAFEAAIERGGIGVAASLQAFDAGFRAHVDAPPPSSAPPTADTAIDARLAPLDARIDREFPAPLKEILRAGIVRAADYQDPAYAALYLDRLRPLVDAVRNIDRAGRLLRETARYLALWMTYEDTVRVAELKIRATRFDRVRQQHGARAGQMLRINEFFHPRPEEIADMLPAGLGRWLLASRWAGPLLARATRSGRVVRTSSLRGFLLLYGVTAFKRLRLRSLRQERETAGIQDWLDRVMRLAPADYGLACEIAECPRLIKGYGDTHARGLGSYRKIMAVLPALRGRPDAARTVASLREAALADDSGERLARQLSGIVPAAPEARA; encoded by the coding sequence ATGCCGCTTGAGGCAACCGCGCGCCCGATCAAGATCGCCATCCTCGCCATGGGCGGGGAAGGCGGCGGGGTGCTGGCCGACTGGATCGTGGCCACGGCCGAACACGCGGGCTTCCACGCCCAGTCCACGTCAGTCCCCGGCGTCGCGCAGCGCACCGGCGCCACCATCTACTACGTGGAGGTCCTGCCCAGCCCCCGCGACCGAACACGCACGCCCGTGCTCGGTCTGATGCCCGTTCCCGGCGACGTGGATGTGGTGATCGCCTCCGAACTGATGGAGGCGGCCCGGGCGGTGCAGCGAGGACTCGTAACCCCGGACAGGACCGTGCTGATCGCCTCGTCCAACCGCGTCTATGCCCTGCCCGAGAAGATGGCCATGGGCGACGGGCGCAAGGACTATGCATCGCTGTACGAGGCGGGACGCGCGGCCGCCCGCGAATTCGTCTGCCGCGACTATTCAGCCCTGGCCGAACGCAGCGGCAGCGTCATCAGCGCGACCCTGTTCGGTGCGCTGGCCGCCACGGGGACGCTGCCCTGGGACCGGCAAGCCTTCGAAGCCGCCATCGAGCGCGGCGGGATAGGCGTGGCTGCCAGCCTGCAGGCGTTCGACGCGGGCTTTCGCGCCCATGTCGACGCCCCCCCGCCGTCCTCGGCGCCGCCGACGGCCGACACGGCCATCGACGCCCGGCTCGCGCCGCTGGACGCCCGCATCGACCGGGAGTTTCCCGCCCCGCTCAAGGAGATCCTCCGGGCGGGCATCGTCCGCGCCGCCGACTACCAGGACCCGGCCTACGCCGCCCTGTACCTGGACCGGCTGCGGCCCCTGGTGGACGCCGTCCGTAACATCGACCGGGCCGGCCGCCTGCTGCGCGAGACCGCGCGCTATCTCGCCCTGTGGATGACCTACGAGGACACGGTGCGCGTCGCCGAACTGAAGATCCGCGCGACCCGCTTCGACCGCGTCCGGCAGCAGCACGGGGCCCGCGCCGGGCAGATGCTGCGCATCAACGAATTCTTCCACCCTCGCCCGGAAGAGATCGCCGACATGCTGCCGGCTGGCCTCGGGCGGTGGCTGCTGGCCTCGCGCTGGGCCGGCCCGCTGCTGGCGCGCGCCACCCGTAGCGGCCGCGTCGTGCGCACGTCCAGCCTGCGCGGATTCCTGCTGCTGTACGGCGTCACGGCCTTCAAGCGGCTGCGGCTACGGTCGCTGCGGCAAGAGCGCGAGACGGCCGGCATACAGGACTGGCTGGACCGCGTCATGCGGCTCGCGCCCGCGGACTACGGCCTGGCCTGCGAAATCGCCGAATGCCCACGCCTGATCAAGGGCTACGGCGACACCCACGCGCGCGGCCTGGGCAGCTACCGCAAGATCATGGCCGTGCTGCCCGCCCTGCGCGGCCGGCCCGACGCCGCGCGCACCGTGGCCAGCCTGCGCGAGGCCGCGCTGGCCGACGACAGCGGCGAACGGCTCGCCCGGCAGCTCTCGGGCATCGTGCCGGCCGCGCCAGAGGCCCGGGCATGA
- a CDS encoding LysR family transcriptional regulator — MELKQLRALQAIADTGSFGEAAAQLGLTQSALSHQVRHLEAELDETLLIRARPKVYPSPAGLAVLASAQKIRAEIMALEARFERSKTGPVTGTLRIAATTLSIVYVLGDLCEAFIEKYPGIELIFTATESAEAAVRRVQVGTADVAFGPLGEGSSQMVRVALGSTEHAFIVRSGHPLAKRGTVSLDQLREFPFVLFQQGSGTRAITDELFMPDGGYPSILTESNDAQFIKRIVSISSGVALMPVYALADEVASRRLSLLRCAGRPILVDIGIVHKKNVLMNSIELFKSLCLDQRGPSPIGITIENARSLPFARR, encoded by the coding sequence ATGGAATTGAAGCAACTCAGAGCGCTGCAGGCCATCGCCGACACCGGCAGTTTCGGCGAGGCGGCGGCCCAGCTCGGCCTAACCCAGTCGGCGCTCAGCCACCAGGTGCGCCATCTCGAGGCCGAACTGGACGAGACCCTGCTGATACGGGCCCGGCCCAAGGTCTATCCGTCTCCGGCGGGACTGGCGGTGCTGGCTTCGGCGCAGAAGATACGCGCCGAGATCATGGCGCTGGAAGCGCGCTTCGAGCGCTCCAAGACCGGGCCGGTCACCGGCACGCTGCGCATCGCGGCCACCACGCTGTCCATCGTCTACGTCCTGGGCGACCTGTGCGAGGCCTTCATCGAGAAGTACCCGGGGATCGAACTGATCTTCACCGCCACCGAAAGCGCCGAGGCCGCCGTCAGGCGGGTGCAGGTCGGGACGGCCGACGTGGCGTTCGGACCGCTGGGCGAAGGCAGCAGCCAGATGGTCAGGGTGGCGCTGGGCAGCACCGAGCATGCGTTCATCGTCCGCAGCGGCCATCCGCTGGCCAAGCGGGGAACCGTCTCGCTGGACCAGCTGCGGGAGTTTCCGTTCGTCCTGTTCCAGCAGGGCAGCGGTACGCGGGCCATCACAGACGAACTGTTCATGCCCGATGGCGGCTATCCGTCCATCCTGACCGAGTCCAACGACGCCCAGTTCATCAAGCGCATCGTCTCGATCAGTTCCGGCGTCGCGCTCATGCCGGTCTATGCGCTGGCCGACGAGGTGGCCAGCCGCAGGCTGAGCCTGCTGCGCTGCGCGGGGCGGCCCATCCTGGTCGACATCGGCATCGTCCACAAGAAGAACGTGCTGATGAATTCGATCGAGCTGTTCAAGTCGCTATGCCTGGACCAGCGTGGGCCATCGCCCATCGGCATCACCATCGAGAACGCGCGCAGCCTGCCGTTCGCCAGGCGCTGA
- a CDS encoding indolepyruvate ferredoxin oxidoreductase subunit alpha, with translation MAERSFKQEVTKLRLGAGQEFEGEGILAVTKALLQSGVSYVGGYQGSPVSHLMDVLADASEILDELGVHFESSASEATAAAMLGASVHYPLRGAITFKSTVGTNVASDALSNLASGGVTGGALIILGEDYGEGSSIIQERSHAFAMKSQMWLLDPRPNLPSLVRAVQQSFDLSEASNTPVMLTLRIRACHAHGRFAATDNKRPAFSLKDAIEQPRRDVERMALAPATFVHEHEKITQRWKAAEDFVREHGLNECFDGEAGHVGIIVQGGLYNTLMRVLELMGLANIYGDTDIPIYVMNVVYPVVEDEVLDFCRGKDAVLMLEEGQPEFIEQALHTILRRADVATVLHGKDILPRAGEYTPRVVMKGLRRFLERHAPGLAGRQPLPEGVARMLEPRIPPIVPSMPGVALEKVDEVLPRPPSFCTGCPERPIFTAMKMVERRIGKHYVSADIGCHQFAALAPFNIGATSMGYGLGAAGAAALNTGETGRRTISIMGDGGFWHNGLTSGIGNAVFNRSNNVTVIVDNGYSAATGGQDILSSAADAPTRSTRHGIEAAVRGVGVEWVRTVTHTYDLQQMQSVLDEALTSDEPGPKVVIAQSECMLNKQRRIKPQQRRMAKEGRRVVKEQFGIDHDTCTGDHSCIRLSGCPSLSIKDNPDPLRRDPVATVLPSCVGCGLCGEVSHAAVLCPSFYRADVVTNPTRLETLGARLAGKIIGFLQRRLAKQEYRHAA, from the coding sequence ATGGCAGAGCGATCATTCAAGCAGGAAGTCACGAAGCTGCGCCTGGGCGCGGGCCAGGAGTTCGAAGGCGAAGGCATCCTGGCCGTGACCAAGGCCCTGCTGCAGTCCGGCGTCTCGTACGTCGGCGGCTACCAGGGCTCGCCCGTCTCCCATCTGATGGACGTCCTGGCCGATGCCAGCGAGATCCTGGACGAACTGGGCGTGCACTTCGAAAGCAGCGCCAGCGAGGCGACGGCGGCCGCCATGCTGGGGGCCTCGGTCCACTACCCGCTGCGCGGCGCCATCACCTTCAAGTCCACCGTCGGCACCAACGTGGCCTCGGACGCGCTGTCCAATCTCGCCTCGGGCGGCGTGACCGGCGGCGCGCTCATCATCCTGGGCGAAGACTACGGGGAAGGATCGAGCATCATCCAGGAACGCTCCCATGCCTTCGCGATGAAGTCGCAGATGTGGCTGCTGGACCCCCGCCCTAACCTGCCTTCGCTGGTGCGCGCCGTGCAGCAGAGCTTCGACCTGTCCGAGGCCAGCAACACGCCCGTCATGCTGACGCTGCGCATCCGCGCCTGCCACGCCCACGGCCGCTTCGCGGCCACCGACAACAAGCGCCCCGCGTTCTCGCTGAAGGATGCCATCGAGCAGCCGCGGCGCGACGTGGAACGCATGGCCCTGGCTCCCGCCACCTTCGTGCACGAGCACGAGAAGATCACGCAGCGCTGGAAGGCGGCCGAGGATTTCGTGCGCGAGCACGGCCTGAACGAATGCTTCGACGGCGAGGCCGGCCATGTCGGCATCATCGTCCAGGGCGGCCTGTACAACACTCTGATGCGGGTGCTGGAGCTGATGGGGCTGGCCAACATCTACGGCGATACCGACATACCCATCTATGTCATGAACGTCGTCTATCCGGTCGTGGAAGACGAGGTGCTGGATTTCTGCCGGGGCAAGGACGCGGTGCTGATGCTGGAGGAAGGCCAGCCCGAGTTCATCGAACAGGCGCTGCACACCATCCTGCGCCGCGCCGACGTCGCGACCGTGCTGCACGGCAAGGACATCCTGCCGCGCGCCGGGGAATACACGCCCCGGGTCGTGATGAAGGGACTGCGTCGCTTCCTCGAGCGCCACGCGCCCGGGCTGGCCGGGCGGCAGCCCCTGCCCGAGGGCGTGGCCCGGATGCTGGAACCCAGGATCCCGCCCATCGTGCCGTCCATGCCCGGCGTCGCACTGGAAAAGGTGGACGAAGTGCTGCCGCGACCGCCTTCCTTCTGCACCGGCTGTCCGGAACGTCCCATCTTCACCGCGATGAAGATGGTCGAGCGCCGCATCGGCAAGCACTACGTCAGCGCCGACATCGGCTGTCACCAGTTCGCCGCGCTCGCCCCGTTCAACATCGGCGCGACCTCGATGGGCTACGGGCTGGGCGCCGCCGGCGCGGCGGCCCTGAACACCGGCGAGACCGGCCGGCGCACCATCAGCATCATGGGCGACGGCGGTTTCTGGCACAACGGCCTGACCTCCGGCATCGGCAACGCGGTCTTCAACCGCAGCAACAACGTCACGGTCATCGTCGACAACGGCTATTCGGCGGCGACCGGCGGCCAGGACATCCTCTCGTCCGCCGCCGACGCTCCCACCCGCTCGACCCGCCACGGCATCGAGGCCGCGGTGCGGGGCGTGGGCGTCGAGTGGGTCCGCACCGTCACCCATACCTACGACCTCCAGCAGATGCAGTCGGTCCTGGACGAGGCGCTGACGTCCGACGAGCCCGGCCCCAAGGTCGTGATCGCCCAGTCCGAATGCATGCTGAACAAGCAGCGGCGGATCAAGCCCCAACAGCGCCGGATGGCCAAGGAAGGCCGGCGGGTCGTCAAGGAGCAGTTCGGCATCGACCACGACACCTGCACCGGCGACCACTCCTGCATACGCCTGTCCGGCTGCCCCTCGCTGTCGATCAAGGACAACCCCGACCCGCTGCGCCGCGACCCGGTCGCCACCGTGCTGCCCAGCTGCGTGGGCTGCGGCCTGTGCGGGGAGGTCTCGCACGCCGCCGTGCTGTGTCCGTCGTTCTACCGGGCCGACGTCGTGACCAATCCCACCCGCCTCGAAACCCTGGGCGCGCGCCTGGCCGGAAAAATCATCGGCTTCCTGCAGCGCCGCCTTGCCAAGCAGGAGTATCGCCATGCCGCTTGA
- a CDS encoding ChbG/HpnK family deacetylase: MNGTPLSGRRIVVCADDFGMDASVDLAILTLAARKRVSAASCMTLGPSFGTYARLLADTGIETGLHVDFTAFFDTPAERLSLSALIARSYAGLIDDAWIDARLVRQFDAFEQAFGRPPAYVDGHQHVHQLPRIRTRLVALLARRYAHALPWLRSTRPAPLPGMPRPPRLKARVIAALGAAGLARLAHGHGMRTNARLLGVYGFEGGEQHYAALVRNWLRHAGDRDVLMCHPAVAPVPDDPPGGQRVAEYRVLAGPALSRWLDEEGLRVGPLA; encoded by the coding sequence GTGAACGGAACGCCATTATCCGGCAGGCGCATCGTCGTGTGTGCGGACGACTTCGGCATGGACGCGTCGGTCGACCTGGCCATCCTCACCCTGGCCGCCCGCAAGCGCGTCAGCGCCGCCAGCTGCATGACGCTCGGCCCCAGCTTCGGCACCTACGCCCGGCTGCTGGCCGACACGGGCATCGAGACCGGCCTGCACGTGGACTTCACCGCTTTCTTCGACACGCCCGCCGAGCGCCTGTCCCTGTCCGCGCTCATCGCCCGCAGCTACGCGGGCCTGATCGACGACGCCTGGATCGATGCGCGACTGGTCCGGCAGTTCGACGCCTTCGAACAGGCCTTCGGCCGCCCGCCCGCCTACGTCGACGGCCACCAGCACGTGCATCAGCTGCCCCGCATACGTACCCGCCTGGTCGCGCTGCTGGCGCGGCGCTATGCCCATGCCCTGCCCTGGCTGCGCTCCACGCGCCCCGCGCCCCTGCCCGGCATGCCGCGCCCGCCTCGCCTGAAGGCCCGCGTGATCGCCGCGCTGGGCGCCGCCGGGCTGGCCCGTCTGGCACACGGCCACGGCATGCGGACCAACGCCCGCCTGCTGGGCGTGTACGGCTTTGAAGGCGGGGAACAGCACTATGCCGCGCTGGTGCGCAACTGGCTGCGGCACGCGGGCGACCGGGACGTGCTGATGTGCCACCCGGCCGTCGCCCCCGTGCCCGACGATCCTCCCGGCGGGCAGCGCGTGGCCGAATACCGGGTGCTGGCCGGCCCGGCCCTTTCCCGCTGGCTGGACGAGGAAGGCCTGCGCGTGGGGCCGCTGGCCTGA